In Lytechinus variegatus isolate NC3 chromosome 18, Lvar_3.0, whole genome shotgun sequence, a single genomic region encodes these proteins:
- the LOC121432267 gene encoding protein SpAN-like, producing MAIIPVTFNVDSATMANIINAIVHYSVNTCLLFVEYNWDVGESLGHHSHLDFRDDLPGCWSYVGRVAGENQTVSLAPECNQFGTILHEIGHAIGLHHEQSRPDRDFYVTVEYDEIPMDMRGQFLRYSKDVVTTFGASYDMSSIMHYGAYAFTLNGEATIKTLNPAYQDVIGQREGLSQGDIDGIAEMYDCAKGFTWY from the exons ATGGCAATTATCCCAGTCACCTTTAACGTAGATT CGGCTACAATGGCGAACATCATAAACGCAATTGTACACTACAGCGTCAACACTTGCTTACTGTTCGTAGAATACAACTGGGACGTGGGAGAATCCCTGGGGCACCACTCGCATCTAGATTTCCGAGACGACCTCCCTGGTTGTTGGTCTTACGTTGGACGAGTTGCTGGTGAAAATCAGACAGTCTCACTCGCCCCGGAATGTAATCAG TTCGGAACGATTTTACACGAGATCGGGCACGCCATCGGTTTACACCATGAACAGTCTCGTCCAGATCGAGACTTTTACGTCACGGTAGAGTATGACGAAATACCCATGGATATGAGAGGCCAATTTCTGAGATATTCGAAAGACGTTGTGACGACATTTGGGGCAAGCTACGATATGAGTAGCATCATGCATTACGGGGCTTAT gCTTTCACTTTAAATGGCGAAGCAACGATCAAGACGCTGAATCCTGCATACCAAGACGTCATCGGCCAACGCGAAGGACTGTCTCAAGGAGATATTGATGGCATAGCCGAAATGTATGACTGCGCGAAGGGCTTCACTTGGTATTGA